The stretch of DNA tactcagccataaaaaagaatgacataatgccatttgcagcaacatggatggagctagagaatctcatcctgagtgaaatgagccagaaagacaaagacaaataccatatgatatcacttataactggaatctaatatccagcacaaatgaacatctcctcagaaaagaaaatcatggacttggagaagagacttgtggctgcctgatgggagggggagggagtgggagggatcgggagcttgggcttatcagacacaacttagaatagatttacaaggagatcctgctgagtagcattgagaactatgtctagaaactcatgttgcaacagaacaaagggtgggggaaaaatgtaattgtaatgtatacatgtaaggataacctgacccccttgctgtacagtgggaaaaaaaaaatgaaaaaaaaaaatgaaatggccaCACGAACTCGAAGGGCTGGGGTGTCAGGTGTTTGGGAAAGCACGCATGCAATGCCGGGCTCATCAGAGGCATTTAGTCAGGGTTGGTTACATCAATGTCAAACTCATTCATTCGCCTGTGAGGTCCATCCGTCCACAAACAGGTGGCCTGGTGAGGCTTCTTAGAAGCAGGAGTTGGCCTTTTCTGGAAGGATGAGTAATACATTGAAAGGAACTGGTGGGAGGGGGAGTGTTGGGAAGAGGAGTGGGGAGCATCCCGGCAGGTGGGTGTGGGAGCAGATGCAGCAAGGCGGCCATGCAAACCCATGTGGAGATGTGGGCAAGGACAGTCCCTGCGATAGGCCTGCCAGGCTGGCATGTGGCCTTCCCTCCCAGAGAAGGGGAGAGCTCTGGAGGGGGCTGGCCGTGTCTGGAACCTGGGCAATGGCTGGGGCAAACTTTCTTTTCAGCAAACACATACTGAGCATGCTCTCCATGATACGCAATGGCCTGGGCATTGGGGACACAGGGACACCAGTCTGCTGCCATGGGGACACTTATAACACGTATGTTTGTCTGGGTCTGCCTCCAACTAAACGCCTGCTAAAGTTCCCCATAGTCCTTCAGTTAAAGACCAGCATCTCATGGACTTCTAtggtggtgctgtgggttaaggagctggtgttgtcactacagtggcttaggtcactgctgtggtgcaaactCAGCTGCTGGCCccgaaacttccctatgctgtgggtgaggccaaaaaaaaaaaaaaaaaaaaagaaaaaatgtaacaaacaaacaaatgaccaGCATTCTCCCTGTGGCCCACAGGGGCCCCAACCTACTCCTACAGCCTCATCGCCCACCTCTTCCTGCCTTACTTTGTCACCCTGGCATAGTCATGCTGTTTCAGTTCCTTGTCCCTGACACCCTCTCATCCCTGGAGCCTTTGTACAGACTGTCCCCTCTGCTAGGTACAGtttccctctgctccccccaccccttttctttgcgtagataaaatttatttctgtagtgaaaaatgagaaaaaggctgTGATGGTAGGACATCATGTAGAAAACTAATTAAGACCTGCAACAGTCAGTTTAGcataaagttatttaaaagaaagatgaataaaagcaCTAGAGAGTAAGCTGAATTTCTATTTGAAAGACAATCAGAGTTTTATATATTAACTACATGAGGAAAAATACACCcatatatatctattatatatctatatatgtatatatatatattttttgcttttttaaaatagttctgCAGGtacaacatatagaggttcccaggttaggggtagaatccgaGCTGTGGCTCTGTGGTGCTGCCTGTTTGGACAGTGGTTGGGGGAGGTCATGATAATGGGATTAGATTAGAAAGGTTGTGTGTTCTCAATGCCAGTGAGGCCACCTGTCTTCAGCCCCAAGTCCCTGCTGGGTCTGTGCAAGGCAGATTTTCCTCTCAGTTCCCAGAAGGATTAGAAATCCTTCCTATGAAGAGGATGTTATTCATACTGTTGTCGAAAATCGTCAGCAGAAAAGGTCTGTTTATCTTGATCTTTAACCGTGTCTGCATGGGCAGGACCTCCATTCCGGAGCCCGCAGCCCCCTCCGCACCTTGCTCATCCATCTTCAGAGCAGCCTTGTGTATCACCTGCGGGAAACAGGAGTGAGGTCAATGCTTGTGAAGCCCTGTGGAGGCCATGGATAGGTAAAGGGTGgcaagaggcccagagagggagaggcTTCAGCCAAAGTCACCCAGCACAGCAATAGCTTGGCAGGTGCCAGCCGCTCCAGGGCTCCTGGCTTTTCTGCTGTCATGACCAAAGGCCACTCAAACATTAGCAGATGTATTCATTGTGAGGGGAAAATTGAGCAGGGGGACCTTCAGCTCtaggcagggggtggggctgagagcGTGCATGGTGACAAGGACAGAAAGGGTCTGCTGAGTTTTAGCTGATGGAGGGGAGGTGGTGGCATCCTCGGCCCAAAGCCTCCAGCCCCCACCACCCACCTCTCATCCTCCTGACGGAACAGGAAGAGGGGGTCAGACTGCAGGGTAGCCATTGGAAATGACTCAGATGCCACATCTACCCAGAAGGCCTCAACGTCTGGGACTATGTGAGGGACACTGGGAAATTGATGGGCTTCGGTGAAACAGTGATACATTTAATTCCATTCTATAAAATGCTAACAATTTTACTGGCAAGCCAACGGCTGATGTTTACATATAGAACCACAGCGAGCAGCGCACCTAACTTTGGAAGAGAAACTCACTAAAGGCCTATGGGAAAGGGGCAGGGCCATGTGAATGTTTATGCAAAGTCTGTGATGGGAAAAGttaaaagtaatataattttGTTAGCTGGGCCTTTCTTCCTCTTGCAAACTGAAACATAAATCTAGGTGAGGGCCTCTGTCAGCTCAACCTGGCACCTCAAATCCCTTCTAAATGTGCTTGAACTTCCCTCTtagccccagcccatcccccattGCCCAGGACTCCAAGccttcccacctcccagccttAGGCCATGCTGCTCCCCCTGTTGGAAGATCTCCCCCACCCAGCACCCTTCTCTGGGCTTGTTGAAATCTTCacatccctcacccccaccaaTGCCATTTGAACCTGAAAGCAAGGTTGCCAGAAAAATACAGTCTAGTTAAATCTGATTTCAGATAAATGGATGAAAAGTTTTAGCATAAGTATATCCCATGCACTATTTAGGATATACTTAGACTAAAAAAATTCCTTCACTGCATATCTGAAATTGAATTTCACTGGTGCTCTGTATTCTATCTGCTAAATCTGGGCACCCTATCCCCCTTGGGATCCTCTCTGCTCTCCACCAATAGGCAGATGCTGTAGACCCTGCTGTAGACCCCTGGTTGAGGGGGGGTCTTTTGCTTGCTTATCTCTAGGTCACATAGATCATGTTCCCAGCTTACCCCTCACAAGACTGTGAGGCCTTTGAGAGAGAGTCTTGGTCAGTTCTAGGCCTGATGAATGTTTCGGGACTCCATCAATTGTTTGTTGCATGGACTCGACTTCTAAAGTAGGGCCAGGAGATtgatatttctgattttaaagacTAGAAACAGAGGTTATGTGATTTATCCAGGATCACATGGCTTTTTAGGGGCAGGGATGGATTTGAGCCTGGCCTGATGGGGAGGGGTAGAATCTTGGCTTGGACAGCTGCAGTGACATCCAATGACAGTGGCTCTGGCTTGGGGCCAGGGACAGCCTCCTGTGCTGGAGGGGGCAGCATCTGGACCAGCAGGCTTACCTTACCCACTTTCAGGCCTTCATGAGGGGAGATCCTGGTGAGATCTCCGTGGTCCTCAAAGATTTTGGTGACATTCAGGGAGGAGAGAGTCTTCTTCAGGTCATACTGACTGGAGATAGACAACCTGGGCACGGACACTTCTGTGACACTGGGGAGGAGAAAGTGACAGAGGTGAGCAGCAGGGCCCTGCCACTTCCCCGGTGGGCCTTAGGACAGATGATGGAAGAGGTTTTCATCTTCCCATCCCCTGAGGTCTCAgagcttctctctcctctcaggaTGAGGGGAAACGGCAAACCTAGGACCAGGTTTTAAACCATCCGTGCTCAATTAAAAAGGGAAGGAGTTTCTAGGCAGATATTTCTGAGTAGTGAGAGGAAATAAGATCCAGTGCATTCATGGGGAGATTGGCTTTAAAGTGGGAAGGCAGATGCTAGAAAATGGGTACATATTACAGTAAACATGTATACGTGTGATGGGGTGCCCAGACTGGGAGCAGACCCTAGCGCTATTTACCAGGAAAATGGATATTTCTCAGTCATCAGCAGTTTTGTGCCTCCGATACGTGGAGCTTTGTATTTGCCTTTGGGTAAACTGAGCCTTTCCTCTGGAGACCCACCATGGCAATCCTCAAATTACACAAAAATCAAAGCAGGTGTCTGTCTCCCAAACAAACAGGTGTGTTCAGGCTGAAGTCACCCAAGGCCTAAATTCCCAGTGTTTTTTGCACAGACAGGAGTGTGTCTGGTGGCTTGGTCACTTCTCCTGGGGAAGAGCTGAGTTTTCAGCCTCCCCTAGAACACACAGAAGAGCCCTTTCCTTCCCCCACAGAGGACGAGTGCAGTGGTTGGGGGACTTGGCAACTTGTCCTTCGGACCACAGATGAGAAGGTAGGAACATGGGCCTATCATATTCTCAAGCAACAGTTTCCCCTCGGGAGCCATGGGCAAGACCACTGCCCTGCCAGGGGAAATGGAGTTTTCCCCAAGGGGTGGGCATTCCTGCTCTCGGTCATCCTGGAGCCAGAAGTGATGGGGAGGCAGGATCTCAGCTGGGTGAGAAGAACACTCCTCTCCATGGCACTCCTGGCAGGGCCTAGCTTCAAGGCCTGGAGATGCTTGGAGCAGTCCTAGCACAGTGGGAGAGGGAGACCAGAGGCCAGCTGGGAGGGCGTTTTGAAAAAGCCCCTGAAAGCAGCCTGCACTTGGACTCAATGACAAGCCACCTTCATGCATGGTAAGTATCCCTAGGCCCAGACTTGCTGGCCTGCAAGAAATCTCAAAAGGCCCATCCCACACTTGTGTGGAGGAGCAAAGGAAGGAGGGTGAGCCCCTGTCCTGAAACCAGAGAGAAAGCGACAGTCTCCCAGGAATATCTGTGCATGGTTAGTGGTAGCCTTGTGGTGGTCTCAGCTCTAGCAGCGGCAGAGGTGCTGGGTCAAGGGAGCAGGAAGCACCAAATGCTGGCACCGGAGTTTCAGCCCATAGGAAATTGTCAGAAGTCACTTGGGGATGGTGATGGGTGCTCTAAGGATTCAATGCCAGCAATCCAACCGCTGGGTCTCAAGCCACCATGATTTGAATACTAAAGGAGACAGGGTCCTCTAGAGTCTTTGTCTCATGAAGCTGGGACTTCTGGGTGAACTGAAGGTGGAGGACCTGGAGACCTTCCCACCTTCCACCTTCCCCTTCCATTCCCTCAGTCCCCTGGGGAGATCTCCAGAACACCTTTGTGAACATAAAACTCTGTAGAGCACAGGCTAGACATTGTCAGTCCTATCAAGGGCATCTCCATGTTAAGAGAACACATACCTTCACTTTCACCCAATGAGCTGCTGTCCTGGGGTTCTCACCTAAGGGTAGGAGGGCCAGATTGCAGGACACCTGTCATTCAACAAGCCTGAGGTTCAAAAGATCTGAGAACCTTGCAACTCCACCTCTTCAACAGttggaaggggaaggagaaaggaccTCACCCTTGTGAGGGCGGGGGGTGACACCATGCCTAGGCACATTTAATTCTCTCAAGAGTCTTACGAAGTTGGCATTGTGATGGCTGTGTCACAGATGAGAAGAGTGGGTCTCAACTAAGATTGGAGCCACAGTAGAGTTTTGAACAGAAGAGTGACACGCTCTTGTTCAGGGCCTAAAGTTATCCTTTTGTCTGCTCTGTTAAGGATCTGCTTTTGGTGGTGAGGGTGGGAGTAGAAATTAATGCTGGGAGATCATTTGGAAGCTAGTTAGTGAATGCAGTAGTCAGATGTTGGGAGTCATAGAGATGGTGGGCAGAGATCAGACCCCAGATATATCTTAAAGTAGGGCTACTGAATTCCCAGATTGGAACCCAAGCTCTTCTTTCTGCCTCAGGGGCCAGTGAGGTCCCTGGTTTGCAGCAGGGAGGATCAGGGGGTGTTGTGTAGAGCCTGAGATGTAGCAGCCCTCTTGGCATCAGACTCCATTTAGCTTGCTGCTTTTCCATACCTACACCAGCCCCCACCAAATAGTGACTTTATCTAAAGCATTCAGAAGTAGAATTTCTCTCCCAGGAGCTTGCAGCTAAATCTGGTTATCTGAGATGCATTCTGCAAGTCCTTCAAGGGTGTGTACCCATATGCAGGAAACTGCTGGTTCAGTTACCACCCATGGATAACTCATCTCAGTCCTAGCATCTTCTCTGCTTCTTAGACCCCTCCTCAGCTCCTGACAGCACGTTGGGTGGGAATGACAGAGGTTCTCAATAAAGACGTTTTGGATGGAGAATGATGGCAAGGTCAATGTGGAAGAGAGGGGGCCAAGGACACCATTTCTACCCAAGAGGAAGCTGCCCATTCCACCTCATAGACCCACCACCTCTCCTGGCTGCCACAGAACCAGTCTTAGCTTGGCAGGTTTCAAGGCACTGTGCACATCTACACTGACACCAGGTCCTCAGGACTTAGCTCTAATGATGGTTCTCACCTTTCCCAAGAAAAGCTATCACTAGGTAAGGGCCTGGGAGGGATTCTGGCGGCTGATCTTAAATGTTCTAAAGAAAAGTATTTGCTGTCTTGGgttcttcaacaaatattaatataaCTTACTTGGGGCACACTTCACTGGTTTTGTTGTGACACCACAGTTGAAAACATTCTAAGTACAACGTACAGCTCATAGCTCCTTTTCACACAGCAGGTGTCCGTCCTCACAGTTTCCCTCTGCCTAGGGTTTGGTCTCTCCTTCCATAAGTATAGCTATTCAGCCTAGCACCAGTGATACCTACTCCATGAAACCCTCTCTGACCACCACTGCCCACCACGTTTTTGCTTCACCCTCTGCACTTTCACAATGTTTAAGCATCCCCCTCTGAGACCAAGAATTTCACTATATTTCtacaacttctttttcattttacttcctACCAAAATATAAGTTCTTCATGGAGCCTAGAATAGGGCTTTTGCATGGGGATAAGAGCTCAGTATATCTGGGATAGAAGCAAAGTCattgggagggaagggaggaagatggAAGATGCTGCATATTTCTGCTTTACCTCCGATTGAGTAACTTTTTCCATTTGGCAAAGGTGTTCATCCCCAAGGCTTCCTCTACATTCTTCATTTCGCCCTCATCAGGAAGAATGAAGAGTGCTGAGAGGTTGCCCTTGAAGGGCATTTCCAGGACAGTGCAGGAAAGCTGTTCATCATGACCAACTGCATACACGCTGCTGTGGATCATCATTGGCACCTTCACTGTCCTGTTTCCTTCCAGAATGAAATCTTCCTCTTTAGTTGCCTGTGGGTCAAACTCATGTTTCCACCTGGCTTAAGATCAAAGAAGGACAAAGTCACATGGGTGTCCTGAGGGAGAAGAGGTTGACTGCATCTGGTTAACTACTGAGTCTCTCTCCACTTGGATTTAAAGAAAGGTTTTGGATACTCTGGGATGTCAGAGCAGGTCATCAGGAATACTTGCCCTCATGCTATGCCCTGAAGACCTTCTAGTGAGATGGGCTTGGTCCAGATGATCAGTTTCCAAAGAAGCCAAGACGAGGGCTGCTGAGCTGAGAGAAGAGCTTCAGACTGCCCTAAGCCCACGTGTTCCTGAGGCTGAGAAAACCTTTGGATTTGGTTACATAAAAGGGAACTGGATTACACTTAATGTTGGGTCTAATATGAGTTAAAATTTTCAAGTCTAGTCTAAGCCAGCCCTAGAGGAGCCACTCTCATGTGGGACTAGAAAAAGATTAATGTAACTGGCTATTCTTGGGAGTGTGCCAAAGAGTGGTGAACTCCCAAAGCTGGGTGTTGGGACCCCTCTTTTTTGACCCTGAGGACTCTTTGATGCCATTGGGCATGGACTCAGACCTTGATTTTTTAACACTTCCTACCCTCAGTAGGGTAAGAGCCCCCAGTACAAGGCTCTTAGGACCAAGTCCTCTGGATTTATTGCTCCTAGAAGGATGACCTTAGACAAGTGTCTCAGTCTCCCTGGGCTTTAGTatccttatttgcaaaacaggGTTATTGATGGGAATCTTCGAGGGCTGCTGCGAGAATTAGTAGGGAAAGGCAGCATGGCTCAGTGACTGTGTATGGTGAGTGTTGAGTGGATGCTAGTCATCATTAGCATCATTGTTGCTGTTCTCGTTATAATCTAGGGGACATAGAGACTTTGGGAAATTCCtcattttcccttcttccccGATTTGAGCAGACTTGAGATTTCAGTCTACCATTATGACTCCTTTTTCCCTTAGTCATCAATCTCCTTGTTGATTTTAGGAGAGCTGAACTTGCATGTTCAGAATCATATTTCTGATAGATCAGCAATGATCTTGCCTGGCCTGAGGGATGTTGGCCTCTCATTTTCACCTATATTGGCCAACctttgtgtgaatgtgtgtgtgtggtgtgagcaGGTTTgcatggtgatggtggtggatgAAGCTTGGACTTGGGAATATTTTTCCACCTTCTTTTTCAGTGCTTCACCCTCAGACTTGGGGAATCTACATCATGTGGTAGGGAGACTAAGGCGCCTACAAATGTGATCATGATCTCCATCATCAACACCATCACCATCCTCGGTGTCTACTTGGAGTGATGGAAAGCACagccatcatggagttcccgtcgtggcacagtggttgatgaatctgactaggaaccatgaggttgtgggttcgatccctggccttgctcagtgggttaaggatctggcattgccatgagctgtggtatgggtcgcagatgcggctcagatcttgtgttgttgtgtctctggcataggcccgtgtctacagctctgagtagaccccctagcctgggaacctctatgtgctgtggcaagcagccctagaaaaggcaaaaagacaaaaaaaaaaaaaaaaaaagagaaaagaaaagaaagcacagcCATCAGGTCAAGAGAAGCAGATTCTAGTCCTGACTTTCATTGGCTAGCATTGTAACCTTGACTAAGTCAATTAATATCTCTCTGAATTTTGCTTTCCTGATCTAAGAAATGGGTAAAAGAATGTCACTCTAACCTCTACAGCCAATGTTGTGCTAGGATAATCAGTAATAATAAAAGTGTACATATGGAGAATAGACTTCAAAAAATCCATTTCTCATACATTTCCATCTTGAATTTCAATAACCTCCCTATGAGCTATGTATCAAGGCCCTCGTTTTTCAAATAGGAAAAATAGGATTTTAAGAGACTAATTATATGTGaattcaaggtcacagagcaagcaAGTAGACAGCCCATGTTTTTAATACAAGTCTACTAGTCATCCTATCATTTTTGTGTTAACATGCCCTTAAGGCTTACcttgaaagaaaacataatttataagAAGGATCAGAGTGCTAGGGTCTATTTTCTTGACCAGGTTGCTAATTTTCCCCTGGGTTTTCTGATTGACGTAGTCATTGATCTGCCTCTGAGCATTTTCCAAGTTCCGGAAGTTGATGGGAATAGTGTCTGCCTTGTACAGGTTCTTGACATCTGTCAGAAATTTCTTCTGTGGCTTTAGCTTCTTGTCAATAAACAAGGCATTCCCAAGGCCCAGATCATGACCATGGTTTCTCTGGTTCAGCCTGTTGATGAGGTAATGGAAGCCTTCATGAAGATCTTTCTCAGGCATATTCCTGAAGTTGAAGCCTTGCTTGATCTCAGCCAGGGTGGAGTCCTGTGCACCCAGAGTCAGCATGGAGAAAGCCACAGAGATGCTCCAAGGGGAGAAGAAGATGTTCTTGTTAGAGTTATTGCAGGACAGCTTCTTGTACAGCCTGAAGCCAAAGTCTGTGTTTCGCTTTGCAAGCTCCTGAgctgccctccttcccttccccacttgGTCACGACTCACAGCTTCATGATTCTTGGGAGAGAAGTTGCTCTTCAGAATACCTTCCACGGTGAGGAGGCCAGCCAGAAGCAGGCCCAGGCCCAGCGTGGGGTTCATTTTCCTTGGAGATTTTCCTGTTAAGGAATAGAGTAGAAGTtagaagacaagaaaacaaaagaacccTTTGCCTCTGTCTTATCCACAAGGAAGACCAGATGGAAGAAGGAATACAGTAATCAGGGTGTGCTGTGCATAGCAGTTTGTAAGTGCTTTGACATCCATTATAGCACTTAGCCTTTGCACTCACCCCAGGGACTAGAAATGATTGAGTAAATGAGAAGCCTGAGTGTAGAGGACAGTTCTTGTAAGTTCAGTAAGAATACAGTATGGGCATTTGAGTCAGGATAAGCCATCAAAATAGTCCATGCCCCTGCCACACTGATTGGTTAAGGAATGAGAGGGTGACCAAAATCAGATCAATCAGTATCTTTCTTTGAAAACGCAAAGTCCTCTTACCTCTGGGGTGACAGGCTTAAAGGTAAAGCTTTGGACCTCAATGTGGACATGATATCCACATGTAGAAGGAAAGATGAGAGAGAGCaagaagagagagatggaaagagagaaatgggaagaCATATCTGGTGACATCTTTGGAGTCCCTGGATTGAACTTTTCCTGAAACCCATCCACTTCTTTTAGAGTTGGCTGGTTTCAGttggttttctttccttgcaACCAAACAATCCCAGTTTGCAGAGATAAAATCATTTGTCTAAGATTACATGGTACATGGTTGGTAGACACCTACCCCAGGAGAATCCAAGTCTCCATGTTCTCCGTGTCCCACACCCTCTATGCCAGGTCCTGTGGATGCAGCTGCCATCATAGCAGACATGGTTCTTCAGGGAACGTGTGGCCCAGTGTTTGAAAATTCTAGTAGATAATACCATTGTCTCCCATGATACTCTTCCATCTGTCTTCCTAacagaatttcacttttttttttcaggtgtttaCCCTTCTCTCCAACAGCCCAGGTGTCTCAGGGACAGGGACCCATCCCTAGCCCTAAGAGGGACTCTGAATGGGGCATGGTAGCCTCAAGTCCTCCACTAGTGACCGGTTCTGAGCTGGGACTAATCCAGTCAGTGTGCAGCAAGTTTCTGCCCTGAGAGTGGTCAGAGAGCGCCATAGGCCGTAAGTGACCCAGGGAGGGTGTTTTTCAGGGCTCTTTGTTGGGATGCTGCCATCATTCTCTGAATGTCCTGGCCAGGGGGGTGGAGCCCCCAGAAACTACCACAGCCCTTTGTCCCATGAGGGGAGTGACCCTAGGACAAAGCCAGAATACAAAGAGGATGCATATAAGAGCTTCGCAGAGAAACTGGAGCTGGGGCCCCAGAGTGAGTTTGCCCGGAGCCCACTGTACCCGAGACTTCCAGGGATGCTCATGTGAATTCTGTGGTCAGTTACTTTAAGGCAAAGCACCCTAACAAacaca from Sus scrofa isolate TJ Tabasco breed Duroc chromosome 7, Sscrofa11.1, whole genome shotgun sequence encodes:
- the LOC106504546 gene encoding serpin A12, coding for MNPTLGLGLLLAGLLTVEGILKSNFSPKNHEAVSRDQVGKGRRAAQELAKRNTDFGFRLYKKLSCNNSNKNIFFSPWSISVAFSMLTLGAQDSTLAEIKQGFNFRNMPEKDLHEGFHYLINRLNQRNHGHDLGLGNALFIDKKLKPQKKFLTDVKNLYKADTIPINFRNLENAQRQINDYVNQKTQGKISNLVKKIDPSTLILLINYVFFQARWKHEFDPQATKEEDFILEGNRTVKVPMMIHSSVYAVGHDEQLSCTVLEMPFKGNLSALFILPDEGEMKNVEEALGMNTFAKWKKLLNRSVTEVSVPRLSISSQYDLKKTLSSLNVTKIFEDHGDLTRISPHEGLKVGKVIHKAALKMDEQGAEGAAGSGMEVLPMQTRLKIKINRPFLLTIFDNSMNNILFIGRISNPSGN